The DNA sequence CGGGAACTGCTCAGGTTCATACATGGCATGCCCAAGACTGTAAGCTGCCTTTTCAAGGTCAATCATGCCGCCTAACCCCCCGGAAGCAACGATGTTTTGGATTTTCAATTCGGGTTTGCTGATGATGATTATTCCGCCCCGCTTAAGCTCCTTCACCACCTTCATGACGGCTCGCTTAGCCTCCTTTTCAGATTTAGCGCCTGTGCAAACCATTTTTCCGGAGCTGAAAATTAAAGTGGCCGTTTTGGGACGTTTAAGCCGGAAGACCAGGCCGGGGAACTGTTCGGGGCGATATTCCACGCCGGGGTAGCCCTTAACCACTGAGTTCAGGTCGACTTTCTGGTTAAGTGTTGCAGAAGCGACCACGTTTTCGATGCTTATTGAAGCTTTCACTTTGGGCATAAGTTCCCCCTCCTCTGAATAAACTGCCTTAGTTTGATTTTATCAGAGGCTGTGTTTATAAATACATCTATGGCTGCTTGACGCCGGGGTTTTGTTGTTCAGCAACCGCTTTTTTGCGCCGCAAAACCGGAGCAGCGAACTCAACGATGATTAGCAGCATAATGAGCACAACGATTAGGGGCAGCATCCACGAGTTGCTTTTCATAATCAGGGTCACCCAGCCAAAGTAAGGTATCCGCATGACCACTTTGCCCAAAACAAGGTCCTCAGATACCCCCTGGCCTGTTGTCCAGAGCGTGTGTGAGTCATACTGGGAAACATCCGGTGGTGAGGGCCATGTGTCTCCGTTGCCGTCGCCCTTAGTCTGGAAAAACCATGTGCCCTCTTCATCCTGGTACTTAGCGACAATGCGGTGAACGATAGGTGTAGCCTCCGAGTTGGCGCCGCCGACTGGTTTCTGGTAAACGATGATGTCGCTGTTGGGGTAATCAGCATTCAACTCTGCAGGATCCACGCTTTGGATAACGATAATGTCCCCTACATGCAAGGTTTGATCAAAAGGGTGACTAAAACCGTCGCATCCACCCTGCATGGTGCACATGCTGCCGCTTTCCACCACCCGCAATGGAACGCTGTTTCCTAAGGCTAACCCAAGCCCAAAGAAGAAGGCTAGGATAACGGCGGCGACTAGGCTGATGCTAACTGCGGTTTTTACGTATTCGTTTCTAAGAAGTCTTCTCAGGTCAGTCAATAGCTTTCACTGACTTGATACTTCCAAGGAGCATTTAAGCTTTAAAGTGGCTTCTGGAAAAGAAAAATAGAGAGTGCTTAAGGGAAGCACTGTTCATTTAGATTTTCTGTTTACTTAGTACTTCGCGGAATACGTTGCCGCATTTGGGGCATTCGTAGAGGCCGATTTCTAGCTGCATCCGTTTTCCTTCTTTGTCGGGGCGGCCTGCCATCTTCCATGTTTTCTTGGGTTTTGCTGCTTCGGTTCCGCATTTTGGACATTTCGCCATGGTTGTTTTCCTCCGTATTATCGCTTTGATGGCATTCGGCTGATAAGATAAAAAAGTTTCCATAGTGTTCGCATAGATATTTTTCTGTTCAACATGAAAATTAGACATCTAAATGTTAAATCCATGGAAACAGTGGTAAAGAAGTGTGGAAACCAAGCCATACACCCCTCGGTATTCATCAAGAACAACACCAATAGAACAGGAAACCAAACAAAACCAACGTAACTTCACCCCTGATATACGCAGCTTTGCATCCCCAACATTTTTTAAGGCACCGCGAAAGCTATACTTCTAATCGATTCGAGGCACACTTTGTATTGCAAGCAACTTCTGAGAACGCTTTTGAAATGCTTGTCAAGCCAGTGCGAAGGCTAATAGAGCAGAGAGGATTCTCTAAACCCACCGAACCCCAAGCTAAAGTCATCCCCAAAATCCTCGACGGCAAAAACGTCCTCCTCATATCGCCCACCGCAACCGGAAAAACCGAAGCCGCCTTCCTTCCCGTCCTCAGCATGCTTCTTCAGCAGCCCAAAACCCCCGGCATAAAAGTGCTCTACATCACGCCGCTACGTGCGCTCAACCGCGATTTGCTGGAGCGCCTCCAGTGGTGGTGCAACAACCTCGACATCAAGTTGGCGGTGCGCCACGGCGACACCGAACAGAAAGAACGCACCCGACAAAGCCAATGTCCACCCGACATATTAATCACCACACCCGAAACCCTGCAGGCAATCCTCTCTGGGTGGCTGCTGCGTCAGCATCTCCAAGCCCTTAAGTGGGTGGTGATTGATGAGGTGCATGAACTCGCCGACAGCAAACGGGGTAGCCAACTCTCGCTGGCGCTGGAGCGGGTGCGGGGGTTAATCGGCAGGGACTTCCAGATGATTGGGTTATCCGCCACCGTGGGCAGCCCAGAGAAGGTCGCGGAGTTCCTCGTCGGCGATAAACGCCCCGTTGAAACCGTGCGGGTATCCGTTGCCAAGATGGTTAAGCTCCAAGTAATTTTTCCCCAGCCCACCGAGGAAGATGTGCGTTTCGCTGGCAAAATCTACACTCACCCCGAGGTGGCGGCGCGCCTGCGGATCATCCGTGATTACATGGAGAAGCGCAAGTCAGTTTTGCTCTTCACTAACACTCGGTCGGTTTCGGAGGTTCTGGCTTCACGCTTCAAAGTCTGGGACGAAGACTTCCCCATCTCCATCCATCATGGTTCACTGGCAAAGCCCTCCCGCATCGCCGCGGAAACCGGCCTTAAACGTGGCGCACTCAAAGGCTTAATTGCCACAAGCAGCCTTGAACTCGGCATCGATGTTGGACACATTGATTTGGTGATTCAGTATATGAGTCCACGGCAGGTGTCGCGGCTTATCCAACGCGTCGGCAGAGCCGGGCACACCTACGGTGACCTCTCAGAGGGCATAATCATAGGCATGGACTCCGATGACACCCTTGAGGCCCTGGTGATTGCACGCCGCGCATTGCAGGAGCAGCTTGAACCCATAAGCCTGCCTGATAAACCCTACGATGTGCTGGCGCATCAAATCGCTGGGCTGCTGCTTAAAACCAGACGCTTAACCTTTAATGAAATCCTCGCAGTATGCCAGAACGCCGCGCCCTATCAGAATCTAACAGTTGAGGACGTCGAGAAAATCATTAGGTACATGCATCAGCGGTTTCCACGGCTGGCATGGGCGTCCTTTGAGGATCAGGTGGTTCTGCGTCCCCAACGCACCAAAGCCCTCTTTGAGTACTACTTTGATAATCTCTCCATGATTCCTGAGGAGAAGCAGTTTCTGGTCATAGATGAAACCGCAGATTCCTCCATCGGGGTACTCGACGAGGCCTTCATGGCTGAGTACGGTAAACCCGGAACCAAATTCATCATCCGCGGCAGCCCCTGGCAAATCATACATGCCACCGAAGACAAAGTCTACGTTCGCCCCGTCGAGGACCCCGCCGGCAGCATACCCAGCTGGATAGGCGAAGAAATCCCGGTGCCCTACGAGGTCGCCCAGGAATTAGCTGAGGTCCGCGGCTTTGTTGAGGAGCAGTGGCAACGCGGCGCCACCCCCGAGGAAACCAGCCAGATGCTCTCGGAACGTTACCCCGCCGACGCCCAGACCATCCTGCATGCCATAGCGGAGACCGCCGAGCAGGTGTACAGCGGCTTCCCCGTGCCTACGCCCGAGCGTATCGTGGTGGAGGAGTGGAGCGAATTTGTAATTGTGCATTCGAATTTTGGTTCGTTGACGAATCGCGCGTTGGCGCAGCTGCTTGGGCAAGTGCTCTCCGATAAGCTGGGACGCGGCATCGTCGTGCAGCATGATCCCTACCGCATATTTGTACAGACCATGGGCGCCATCTCCTCGGAACGTTTGGTGGAGGTGCTTAAAGAAATCAAGGATTTGCCCGAATCCACAGTCCGCAGCACCTTGACTGCCTCCACAATCAAAACGGGGCTGTTTAAGCGACGCGTCATCCAGGTTGCCCGCCGCTTCGGCGCCCTAAAGAAGTGGGCGGATTTTGGCAATGTGAGCCTGCAAAAACTCATCTCCAGCTTCGAAGGCACCCCAATATATGAGGAGGGCCTCAAGGAGGTGTTCAGCAAAGACCTTGACGCTGACGGATTGGTTATGGTTCTGGGGCGTCTGCGTGAGGGCAAGACGCGGTTGCAGGTGGTGAAGACAGGCGGTAACCCGACGCCGGTGGCTCGTGTGGGCATAGAGCGGGTAAGCATGAAGACTGATTTGATTCCGCCCGAGCAGATGCGGGCTGTGCTGGTGGATTCGGCTAAGGCGCGGCTGCTGAATGAAACAGGCAACTTTGTCTGTGCGGCATGCTGGGACTGGATGGCTATGGTGCGCATAAAGGATTTGCCTGATAAACCCCTGTGTCCCCACTGTGGCTCAGCCGCGATTGGGATGCTTAAGGTGGAGGAGGAGAAAGCGATGGGTCTGGTGGAGAAGCGGGGCGAGCATCTGGCTAAGAACGAAGTGAAGATGCAGGCGCATGCCAAGCAGACCGCGGAGCTTATTGAGCGGTACGGGAAAGCGGCGGCGGTGGCTTTGAGTGGACGCCGAATTTCAGCTAACGATGCCAAGGCGGTTCTGGAGAAGGAGCCTCGGGTTTCTGATGGCTTCTTTGAGTTGGTTTTGGAGGCTGAACGTAAGGCGCTGAGTCGTCGTTTCCGTTAAGCGACGTTTTGGTTAGCCTGCTGGCGAGTATTCAGACTTTTAACATCATCTTTTTAAGTGTAGAACCATTTATTTCTTGGTTGTTCGCTCGTTATGCATATAGGAGTATGCGTGTGTGGAAATAAGCCGAAAAAACCTACGCAAAGAAGTTCTGGAACGTATCAAATTCATGAAAACCTGCGTTATGGCCCGCGAGCTTTGTCTGCTAGTGCGCACCAACAGAGCAATTCTGGAGCCCAAGGACGTAAAGGATGTCTGCATGTACATTTCGAATCTATGCCGCGAGGAAGGCTGCGGTGAACCCAGCGAGTTATGCGCGAAGGCTGCACATGCAATCGGAGAGGCAGATGAGGAGAAGTATCTGGATTTATGCGCTCAGAGCTGCGTGAAATGCGGTGAGGCTCGGCGTCCGCAGGCTAAAAAAGATGCCTATGTTGCTTGACTTGTGAATGGCTTGTTTAGGGATGTGTGTTAAGAGAAATGTTTATCGCGCCTTTTGTTCCCAGCCCCAGCAGCGTGGTTGAGTATATGCTTAAGCTTGCCGGCTTGAAGTCAGGCGAGGTACTTTTTGATATGGGTTCAGGTGATGGCCGAACCGTGATTATGGCAGCTAAAACCTTTGGCGCCCGGGGCGTAGGGATCGAGTTACGTGAGGATTTAGCTAAAAAAGCCATGAGTAACATCCATGAGAGCGGACTTGAGGGCCGCGTGACAATCATAAACGACGACATGTTCAACGTGAATTTAACCAGCGCCGACGTGGTTTACCTGTACTTGACCACCAGCGCCAACGAGAAAATCAAACCTAAACTTGACCGGGACCTAAAACCTGGCGCCCGCGTGGTCTCCCATGACTACGAAGTGGTTGGGTGGCGGCCCGAGAAAATCGAGAACTTCTGTGAAAACCCCCAGTTGGGCTACCCCTCACATACGATTTATCTGTACCGCAAACCCTGAGTTTTGCTGGTGCTCACAGCAGACCTCCCTCCCCCTATTTAATAAGGAATCAAGACGGTCGGGTCCATTTTTTCTTAGTTGTTGCTTGGCAAGGCGCCTTTACACAACAACCTGTGGCGTTTGTGGGCGGCTGCTTTTCTGTTTTAGATTGTTTAGGCGGTTGCTGGCGAGTTGTGCAATATGCCACAAGCAGAGCCCCCGGGATTTTGATCCGCTCTGTCAGGGTGATTTGCCGCGGCTTGTGCCAATTGGCCTCACAGTAGAAGCATCAAAATCCTTTGGTGCCCAACAACAATTATAAGCTGGCGGCTCGTCAACAGAAAAGCGGTTTAAATGCAGTTTGTTCCATGGCAAAATGTGGCGGATTGGCGATGCAGAGGCTGCGGGTACTGCTGTAAACTCTACAGCGTCGTCTTGGGTTTTACCGAGTGGCTGCATCTCACCAAGACCTTCGGGGCAGAAACCACCGAGGCGGGGCTAAACCGCTTCTTCATCAAACGCTGCAGTGATGGTAGCTGCGCTTTTCTCTGTAGCAGCAACCGCAACTACTTCTGTGGGCTGCAAAGCATGAAGCCTCAGGCCTGCAAAATCTGGCCGTTTAAGGTGCTGGCGGAACCCAAATACGGCGAGGAAAAACAAGCCGCGTACCTGTACCGGGGCAGCACAATCTATGTTTACGTTGATACCATGTGTAACGGGTTGCGTTATGGGGCGCCGACCTGGGAGTTTGAGCGTGTGGTTGTGCGGGAGTTTGCGGAGTTATCGCTTGGGCTGCGGCAGGTGCAGGTTAATTCCACTAGGAGCCCGCCTGCGGAGTGGCGAAGGATTTAGCTTAATTTTTTATTTTACATATTCAGGTTCGGAATATATTGCATCTGATTTTGAAGACTTATTCATAATTCATAAACGTCAAATATGATTAGCGCCTGTCTGCTTGCTATATGGTGTGTTCAGATATGAGGCTAACAAAAACTTTAACTTCGATAGTAATTGCAGCATTAATCTTATCCTGTTTCATAACTTTATACAAAGCCGAGCCTGCCACGGCCGTATCATCAAATGGCACGATAAACTTTAACGTAAGCGGCTTAGCGGCTGGCACAAGCTGGACCGTGCAAGTGCAAACTACCAATCATACCCAAACCAGCAGCACCTACTCCACATCTTGGATCGAAGGAGTGCCCTGTCCATGGATTGTCTATGTGCCTGCCGGATACACTTCATCATCCACCCTATCCGGAACCGCATACGTAGCAGCGTACGGAACAACAAACATAAACGTGGCCTTCACGGCTATACCCGGTGCCTACGATGTGGTTTTTACCCAAACCGGTTTAGCCTCAGGCACACGCTGGAGCGTAACCCTCAACGGCAACACACAAACATCAACCACCGACACTGTCACATTCAGTGGCGTGTCCGATGGTTCATACAGCTACTTTGTCAATGCCCCCGGAGGATACAATGCCTCAGTAACCTTTGGCGCCATCACTGTGGATGGAGAAAACGTGGAGCAGTCAGTGCTGTTTACTTCTCAATCTGACAGCTGGAGTATGTTTGGGAATGGTCCAGCCCGCACTGCAAGCTCCACCTCGATTGGTCCCCTGACGAACTCTTTGGCGTGGTCAAAGTCTACCGGACAATTCGGAGAATACTACCTTGATTTTTCGCCTGCTGTGGTTGTGGGTGATGTTTTCTACATATGCTCAGGACATTACGTCTATGCTCTTAACGCATTCACTGGAGACCTGATTAATACATACGATTTGGGATCAACTTATAATGATGATTCCGGACCCGCTATGGTGGAGGATATTTTATACTTCGGTTCATCAGGCGGGAACGTTACTGCGTTAAATATTACTTCAGGCGACATCGTTTGGACCTATACAACTGGTTCATACATAACAGGGTCCCCGGTAGTAGCAAACGGAGTCCTCTACATAGGTTCATATGATGATAAACTGTACGCGCTAAATGCAACCAACGGCAACCTGGTCTGGTCATATAATACTGGCGCAGACGTGTGGACTTCACCAGCCGTCTCTAACGGGCTTGTCCTAGTCTACTCCAATGGGAAACTGTATGCAATAAACGCGCAGACGGGCAGCCAAGCGTGGAACTATTCCGTGGCAAGTGCTCAATATTATAACGATGCACCAGTTGTCCAAGATGGCATAGTTTATGGGTGCCTATTCCAAGGCTCTGGTGCCGGCGCCTTCTTTGCTTTAAACGTCACTAGTGGCGCAGAAATTTGGTCTTACAGCGCGTATTCTTTCGGTGGAGCCGCTGTAGCTAACGGCGTTGTTTACTTTAACGACGGTGATGATGGTTACCTGCGTGCTCTGAACGCCACTACAGGCGTCGGAATTTGGTCAAGGGACCTATCGCTGTATGATCAGGGCCCAATGGTTTCAGGTGACGTAGTGTATGTGGTGTCCTATAATGGAATTTATGCCTTGAATGCGACAACTGGCAACACCATCTGGTCTTATTCGTTTTATAATTACATGGGTTCGGACTCAGGTACGCCTATTATCGCTAACGGTATAGTTTACGTTTTCGTACCCGGCGATATGATGATGTTTGAGGAGGAAGGTACAATATACGCCTTCGGAAACCCTGAGCAATACACGTTAAACATGACAACTGTGGGTCAGGGCACCGTTGAACCAGGAAACCAAACTTACAATGCAGGAAGCACCGTTAACTTGGTCGCTATCCCCGATGCAGGCTGGAGCTTTAGCGGCTGGAGCGGCGACGCATCAGGCACAACCAACACAACCCTCAGCATGGACGGCAACAAAACTGTAACCGCCACCTTCACCCAAGACATCTACGCCTTAACCATGCTTACAGTAGGCAACGGCCAAGTCAACCCCGGAAACACCTCTGCTACCTACCGATACGGCGACACAGTAGATATCAAAGCAATCAACGATGCAGGCTGGTCTTTTAGCGGTTGGAGCGGTGATGCCTCTGGAACAAGTAACACAACCCTGATGATGGATGGCAACTTAACGGTTACTGCAACCTTCACTCTTATCCCAACCTACGATGTAACCTTCACGTGCACTGGTTTAGCTTTGGGCACAAGCTGGAATGTAACCCTTGACGGAAGCACCCAGACCTCAACCGCTGCCTCCATAACCTTCACGGGGCTCCTCAGCGGCAACTACGCCTACACGATAGGTGCGGTAGCTGATTATACTCTGCAATCTCTCTCATCAACAGGAACATTACCGGTAAATACGGACCTGGACATACCCTTAGCGTTTACTTATAATCTGGACTGGCCTATGTTTGGATACGACTTGGCACGTTGTGGTTCATCCCCCGTTAATGGACCCGCCACCAACTATACAAAATGGATCTATACGACTGGCGGCGTGATAAGTTCGTCTCCATCAATTTATGGGGGCGTGGTCTACGTGGGGTCAAACGATGGTTACCTGTATGCATTCAATGAATCCGACGGCAACATCCTTTGGACCTACAAAGTCAGCGGTATAATTCAGTCAAGCTCCGCTGTAGCTAACGGTGTCGTGTACATTGGCTCCTCCGAAAGCATCCTGTATGCCTTAAACGCCTCAACGGGCACCAGCATATGGAACTTCACAGCAGGCAACGTCATCTATTCTTCTCCAGCGGTTGCTAACGGCATTGTCTATGTAGGCTGTTACGATAAGAACCTCTACGCGATCAATGCCTCAACCGGCGCGTTAGTTTGGAGCTACACCACAGGCGGCCCCATAGACCTCTCTTCTCCCGCCATAGTAAACGGCGTCGTTTTCATAGGCTCAACAGACAGCAAGCTTTACGCAATTAATGCTTCGACCGGTGCTAAACTGTGGAGCAGCGATCTTGGTGGGGCAATATATTCGACTCCTGCGGTAGCCAACGGTTTAGTCTTTGTAGGTACAGAAGGCAGTAAAATATACGCTTTGAATGCAACTACAGGCGATGAATGCTGGCAACTCTCGACAGGCGGCGCAGTTTACTGTTCCGCCGCGGTTGACAACGGAGTAGTCTATATTGGCTCTTATGACAAAAAGATGTATGCACTCAACGCTTCCACTGGAGCAGAAATCTGGAGCTTTACTGTGGACGGCTACATTTTAGCTAAACCCTCAATTGCCAGCGGCGTCATATACTTCGGATCCTTTGACGGACAGCTCTACGCCTTAAACGCAACCGACGGGGAAGCAATCTGGAGCTACCAAACCGATGCAATCTATGTGTCCCCCGCAGTCACAGATGGTTCACTATATGTGGGTTCATCCAACAACAACATAATTGCTTTCTCTGCTCCTCAAGTGATAACCTTAACCATGAACACGGTTGGTCACGGCACAGTGCAGCCGGGCAACGGAACCCAACTGTACGGTTCAACAATAGACCTGCAAGCTATCCCCGATGAGGGCTGGAGCTTTGCTGGTTGGAGCGGCGATGCCTCTGGAACAAGTAACACAACCCTAATGATGGATGGCAACAAGACAATCACAGCCACATTCAGCAAAGACGTATGCATCTTAACCATGATAACCAAGGGCAAGGGCAGCGTGCTCCCCGGCAACGTATCTTACCTCTACGGTGACTCAGTTGACCTCAAAGCCATCGCTGATGCAGGCTGGAGCTTTGCTAACTGGACCGGCAGTGCTTCGGGTACATCCAACACCACCATTACGATGACGGGTAACTTTACGGTCACTGCAACCTTCACCCAGGACACCTACACCTTAACCATCATCACGGTGGGTCAGGGCAGCGTCACCAATGCCAACACAACCTTCCTTTCAGGCACCACTGTTGACCTCTCCGCCACAGGCAGTACTGGCTGGCACTTTGCCAACTGGACCGGCGATCTCTCTGGGTCAGTTAATCCGAGTAGCATCTTGATGGATGGCGACAAAACTGTCGTTGCAAGCTTTGCTAAAGATGTCTGTATCTTAACGATGGTTACGGTTGGCAGCGGCAGTGTTCTTCCAGGAAACGTCACTTATCTGTATGGTGACTCTGTTGATTTGAAAGCCATAAACAATGCAGGCTGGACTTTCGCTAACTGGACGGGCAGCGCATCGGGTACATCCAACACCACCCTAACCATGACTGGCAACTTGACGGTAACCGCGACCTTCACACAGAACATCTACACCTTAACCATCATAACCGTGGGACAGGGCACCGTTACCCCCGGCAACAGCAGCTACCTCTCAGGCGCAACCGTGGACCTTAAAGCCTTCAACGCAGCCCACTGGACATTCGCGAATTGGACAGGCGGCGCATCGGGCACATCCAACACAACCATAACCCTCAACGGAGACATGACCATAACCGCTACCTTCACAAAGATAACCTACGTCGTTAACTTCGCTGCCTCTGGCGCCAGCTCGGATTACGTGGAAAGCATCCTGATTGTGGACGGCACCGAATACCCGCTCAGCGCGCTTCCGCTGTCCTTCACCTGGGACTCAGGCTCAACCCACACCTACAGCTACGCCTCATTGCTGAGCGTAAACAGCGGTAAACGCTACGCTTGGGCATCAGCTAGTGGGCTATCAACCTTGCAGGGCGGCACCTTAACCGTGTCAGGCGAAGGCACCGTCACAGCCAACTATGGCACCCAGTATCTGCTGGTGGTAAGCACCCCGTATGGTTCAGCAAGCGGCAGCGGCTGGTACAGCTCAGGCTCCTCTGCGTCGGCAAGCATCAGCGGCTCCACCTATGGCTCAGGCGACACGCGCCAGGTCTTCACGGGCTGGAGCAACGGGCAAACCGGCACCAGCTTCTCGGTGACGATGGATTCCGCCAAGTCAGTGCGTGCTAACTGGGCAACCCAGTATCTGGTAACCCTCACAGCTAACCCAACTGAAGCCGGCTCCACTACGCCCCAAACCATCTGGGCATCTGCAGGAACAATCAGCATCTCTGCATCGGCAAACAGCGGCTACAGGTTTGCTTCCTGGACAGTAGAGGGCTCAGCCACCATAGCCTCCGCCTACGCTAACAGCACCTCCGCAGCCATCTCTGGCCCCGCAAACATAACCGCGAACTTTAACAGCGGCAGCCTCATCGCAACCGTAACTACCAGCGGCGAAACCTACGATGTTACCCTCAGCGGCGACATAGCGTCAAACCAGATGTCCAACATAACCATCACTCCGCATCAATCAAAGAACACCACCACCGTGGGATTCACTGTAACCGGCGAATCCGGCACCTCTGGCACAGGCAACTTGACGCTTTCCAAGAGCGCCATACCCTACGGCACCACCCCGCTGGTCTATGTGGACGGCGTCTTGGTTGAGGAGCAAGGCTACACCGAGGACGCAGACAACTACTACATCTGGTACACCGTGCACTTCAGCAGCCACGAGATGACCATAGAGTTCACGTCAACTCAGAATGCACCTGACCAGGGCTTAGGCGTCTGGCTTGGAGTCGGCGCAGCAGCTCTGCTGTTTGCTGTGCTGCTGGTGTTGATTGTGCTCTTTAAGCGCAGCAAACCAAAACGGGCATAGCAGGCAATTAAGCCCTGCCTCTTCCCCTTTTGGGTTTTTTCTCTTTTTAACATTATCTATTTTAGGCTCGATGGCTCTTAACCAGAAACATCTCCTGAGGAATCCTGCATGGTTAAAGCTAAAGTCGGCGTCTCAATGCTCTACTGTCTAGGCGAACCCTTCAACCGCATGGTCAAGCGCCTCGGCTCCATGGATACCAAGTACATCGAAATCCTCGACGACGGCACCCACGACCTAAACAAAGCCCGCATCAGCCAACTTCGGGAAGCCGCCAAATCTTTCGGCTTAACCTACTCGCTGCACGCGCCCTTTGCGGACATAAACATCGGCGCCCCCGCCAAACCCATGCTTGCCGCCTCCATGAAGCGCCTCAAGCAGTCGCTGGCAAACGCCCGTGCAATCGACGCGAAAATGTGGGTTTTCCACCCCGCACAGCGCACCGGCATCGGTCAATTCTACCCCGACGAGGACTTTAAAGCCATGTGCCGCAGCGTCGAGGAGCTCTATGCGGAGGCTGAGGAATACGGCGTTAACATGGCGATGGAGAATCTGCCGCATAAATACTGGTTTTTGATGAGCACCCCCGCGGAGTACCTGCGCTTCTATAGGGAAACTAATCTGCCCATCGGCATCACCTTGGATTTGGGGCATGCGCATCTGGAGGGACAAATCGAGCCCTTCATCAGCCAACTTGCCGACAAAATCGTGCATATCCACGCCAGCAACAACCACGGCTTAGACGACGAACACAACGGAGTCTGCGACGGCACCATCAACTACGTCTCCTTCACAGAGTCGCTAAAGAAAATCGGCTACGACAAAACCGTCGTGGTGGAGTCCATGCGGGGCGTACCCGAAAGCATAGCGCGCCTCAAGCAGCTACTGGTTTAGGGGCAGCTCCAGCTCTAAGCCGTCTTCGGCAAGCAACGTGTTTGGGAACACCTTTTTTGCCTGCTCCAGCAGCGCCGACGCATCGGGGTAACGTGCGCTGATGTGGCTGAGCACCAGCTGCTTTGCTTCTGCCGCTTTTGCCTGCGCCGCCGCCTGGCTGGGCGTCGAGTGCCCATCAGTACCTGCCCGTTCAGCCATGGAGTCATCGAAGGTGCAGTCATGAATCACCAGGTCCGCGTCCTGGGCGAATTCGGCGAATGCACTGAAGGGTTTGGTGTCGCCTGTGTAGACGATTTTTCTGCCCTCCCGCACAGGACCCA is a window from the Candidatus Bathyarchaeota archaeon genome containing:
- a CDS encoding TATA-box-binding protein — encoded protein: MPKVKASISIENVVASATLNQKVDLNSVVKGYPGVEYRPEQFPGLVFRLKRPKTATLIFSSGKMVCTGAKSEKEAKRAVMKVVKELKRGGIIIISKPELKIQNIVASGGLGGMIDLEKAAYSLGHAMYEPEQFPGLIYRMEEPKVVILLFASGKLVCTGAKHEPDVYAAVEKLHSLLEETDLIYYE
- a CDS encoding S26 family signal peptidase, which gives rise to MTDLRRLLRNEYVKTAVSISLVAAVILAFFFGLGLALGNSVPLRVVESGSMCTMQGGCDGFSHPFDQTLHVGDIIVIQSVDPAELNADYPNSDIIVYQKPVGGANSEATPIVHRIVAKYQDEEGTWFFQTKGDGNGDTWPSPPDVSQYDSHTLWTTGQGVSEDLVLGKVVMRIPYFGWVTLIMKSNSWMLPLIVVLIMLLIIVEFAAPVLRRKKAVAEQQNPGVKQP
- a CDS encoding chorismate-binding protein, which produces MAKCPKCGTEAAKPKKTWKMAGRPDKEGKRMQLEIGLYECPKCGNVFREVLSKQKI
- a CDS encoding DEAD/DEAH box helicase produces the protein MQATSENAFEMLVKPVRRLIEQRGFSKPTEPQAKVIPKILDGKNVLLISPTATGKTEAAFLPVLSMLLQQPKTPGIKVLYITPLRALNRDLLERLQWWCNNLDIKLAVRHGDTEQKERTRQSQCPPDILITTPETLQAILSGWLLRQHLQALKWVVIDEVHELADSKRGSQLSLALERVRGLIGRDFQMIGLSATVGSPEKVAEFLVGDKRPVETVRVSVAKMVKLQVIFPQPTEEDVRFAGKIYTHPEVAARLRIIRDYMEKRKSVLLFTNTRSVSEVLASRFKVWDEDFPISIHHGSLAKPSRIAAETGLKRGALKGLIATSSLELGIDVGHIDLVIQYMSPRQVSRLIQRVGRAGHTYGDLSEGIIIGMDSDDTLEALVIARRALQEQLEPISLPDKPYDVLAHQIAGLLLKTRRLTFNEILAVCQNAAPYQNLTVEDVEKIIRYMHQRFPRLAWASFEDQVVLRPQRTKALFEYYFDNLSMIPEEKQFLVIDETADSSIGVLDEAFMAEYGKPGTKFIIRGSPWQIIHATEDKVYVRPVEDPAGSIPSWIGEEIPVPYEVAQELAEVRGFVEEQWQRGATPEETSQMLSERYPADAQTILHAIAETAEQVYSGFPVPTPERIVVEEWSEFVIVHSNFGSLTNRALAQLLGQVLSDKLGRGIVVQHDPYRIFVQTMGAISSERLVEVLKEIKDLPESTVRSTLTASTIKTGLFKRRVIQVARRFGALKKWADFGNVSLQKLISSFEGTPIYEEGLKEVFSKDLDADGLVMVLGRLREGKTRLQVVKTGGNPTPVARVGIERVSMKTDLIPPEQMRAVLVDSAKARLLNETGNFVCAACWDWMAMVRIKDLPDKPLCPHCGSAAIGMLKVEEEKAMGLVEKRGEHLAKNEVKMQAHAKQTAELIERYGKAAAVALSGRRISANDAKAVLEKEPRVSDGFFELVLEAERKALSRRFR
- a CDS encoding class I SAM-dependent methyltransferase, with amino-acid sequence MFIAPFVPSPSSVVEYMLKLAGLKSGEVLFDMGSGDGRTVIMAAKTFGARGVGIELREDLAKKAMSNIHESGLEGRVTIINDDMFNVNLTSADVVYLYLTTSANEKIKPKLDRDLKPGARVVSHDYEVVGWRPEKIENFCENPQLGYPSHTIYLYRKP
- a CDS encoding YkgJ family cysteine cluster protein codes for the protein MQFVPWQNVADWRCRGCGYCCKLYSVVLGFTEWLHLTKTFGAETTEAGLNRFFIKRCSDGSCAFLCSSNRNYFCGLQSMKPQACKIWPFKVLAEPKYGEEKQAAYLYRGSTIYVYVDTMCNGLRYGAPTWEFERVVVREFAELSLGLRQVQVNSTRSPPAEWRRI